From the Clarias gariepinus isolate MV-2021 ecotype Netherlands chromosome 3, CGAR_prim_01v2, whole genome shotgun sequence genome, one window contains:
- the apip gene encoding methylthioribulose-1-phosphate dehydratase, giving the protein MSLTNNGDCNDATALLDKEHPRVLIPELCRLFYQLGWVTGTGGGISLRHGDHIYIAPSGVQKERLQSEDMFVCDIEERDISTPPPCKKLKKSQCTPLFMNAYTIRGAQAVIHTHSKAAVMTTLLFPGKEFRITHQEMIKGIRKGNSGSNFRYDETLVVPIIENTPEEKDLKERMARAMEEYPDSCAVLVRRHGVYVWGESWEKAKTMCECYDYLFDIAVKMKQCGLDPSALPTEAEGII; this is encoded by the exons ATGTCTCTTACAAACAACGGGGATTGTAACGACGCTACTGCACTTTTG GATAAGGAACATCCACGTGTCCTCATCCCTGAGCTGTGCAgactcttctatcagcttggaTGGGTGACAGGAACAGGAGGTGGAATAAGCCTTAGACATGG GGATCATATTTATATCGCACCATCTGGAGTTCAGAAGGAAAGATTACAG TCAGAggacatgtttgtgtgtgacatTGAGGAACGAGACATCAGCACTCCTCCACCATGCAAGAAACTAAAGAAAAGCCAGTGCACACCGCTGTTCATGAACGCATATACAATCAGGG GAGCCCAAGCGGTTATTCATACGCATTCGAAGGCTGCTGTCATGACCACTTTGCTGTTTCCTGGCAAGGAGTTTCGCATCACACACCAAGAAATGATCAAAGGGATTCGCAAAGGAAACTCAGGCTCAAATTTCAG ATACGATGAGACGCTGGTGGTGCCGATCATTGAGAACACTCCAGAGGAAAAGGATCTGAAGGAGCGCATGGCCAGAGCTATGGAGGAGTACCCAGACTCCTGTGCTGTGCTCGTCAGACGGCACGGAGTCTACGTGTGGGGAGAGAGCTGGGAGAAAGCCAAGACCAT gtgtgaatgttATGACTACCTGTTTGACATCGCTGTGAAGATGAAGCAATGCGGTTTAGATCCGTCC